Proteins from a single region of Acipenser ruthenus chromosome 31, fAciRut3.2 maternal haplotype, whole genome shotgun sequence:
- the LOC131702907 gene encoding zinc finger and SCAN domain-containing protein 29-like isoform X1: MSPPKARAMKMSAEDDPEAYLVAFERLATAAAWPREFWASQLGPCLIGEAQAAYQAMSDQHATEYDLVKQAILRRLNITTETHRARFREYRRAPETRPRVVAERLCDHMVHWLTPGKKTAQQMGEAIVVEQFCHVVGAETQAWIRRHNPDTLEEAVKLAEDFEDSLTSARIGILSAPALRSSRALSPSPPTSSPPPPSFQGPRPPRAPTPLGPLASPPWRPRLAPSWGRGAAPAPLPYQQRDRFLTHAPSVPPICFRCHQPGHLARSCPAAMECDVAACNWAPETEKRIRRDGPQNGRERC; encoded by the exons atgtcgcccccgaaggcacgggcgatgaagatgtcggcggaggatgacccggaggcgtacttggtggcattcgagcggctggctaccgcggcggcttggccgcgggagttctgggccagccagctgggaccctgcctgattggggaggctcaggcagcttaccaggctatgagcgaccagcacgccaccgagtatgacctagtcaagcaggctatcctccgccggctcaatattactaccgagacccaccgggcgcggtttcgggaataccggagagccccggagacacgccccagggtggttgcggagaggttgtgcgaccacatggtgcattggctgacccccgggaagaagaccgcccagcagatgggggaagccattgtggtagaacagttctgccatgtggtcggcgccgaaacccaggcgtggatacggcgccacaaccccgacaccctggaggaggcggtcaaattggccgaagattttgaggattccctgacctctgcccggattgggatcctgtccgcccctgcccttcgaagcagccgcgctctctctccctctcctccaacatcatcaccaccacccccctcgttccagggacccagacctcccagagcaccgaccccattgggcccccttgcctcccccccatggagaccaaggttggcccccagctggggtagaggtgctgcccctgccccgttgccataccagcagcgggacagatttctaacccatgccccctctgtccctcctatctgttttaggtgccaccagccgggacatctggccaggtcatgccccgctgccatggagtgtgacgtggccgcgtgcaattgggcacctgagactg aaaaacgaataaggagagacggaccgcaaaatgggagggagcgttgttga
- the LOC131702907 gene encoding zinc finger and SCAN domain-containing protein 29-like isoform X2, producing MSPPKARAMKMSAEDDPEAYLVAFERLATAAAWPREFWASQLGPCLIGEAQAAYQAMSDQHATEYDLVKQAILRRLNITTETHRARFREYRRAPETRPRVVAERLCDHMVHWLTPGKKTAQQMGEAIVVEQFCHVVGAETQAWIRRHNPDTLEEAVKLAEDFEDSLTSARIGILSAPALRSSRALSPSPPTSSPPPPSFQGPRPPRAPTPLGPLASPPWRPRLAPSWGRGAAPAPLPYQQRDRFLTHAPSVPPICFRCHQPGHLARSCPAAMECDVAACNWAPETDS from the exons atgtcgcccccgaaggcacgggcgatgaagatgtcggcggaggatgacccggaggcgtacttggtggcattcgagcggctggctaccgcggcggcttggccgcgggagttctgggccagccagctgggaccctgcctgattggggaggctcaggcagcttaccaggctatgagcgaccagcacgccaccgagtatgacctagtcaagcaggctatcctccgccggctcaatattactaccgagacccaccgggcgcggtttcgggaataccggagagccccggagacacgccccagggtggttgcggagaggttgtgcgaccacatggtgcattggctgacccccgggaagaagaccgcccagcagatgggggaagccattgtggtagaacagttctgccatgtggtcggcgccgaaacccaggcgtggatacggcgccacaaccccgacaccctggaggaggcggtcaaattggccgaagattttgaggattccctgacctctgcccggattgggatcctgtccgcccctgcccttcgaagcagccgcgctctctctccctctcctccaacatcatcaccaccacccccctcgttccagggacccagacctcccagagcaccgaccccattgggcccccttgcctcccccccatggagaccaaggttggcccccagctggggtagaggtgctgcccctgccccgttgccataccagcagcgggacagatttctaacccatgccccctctgtccctcctatctgttttaggtgccaccagccgggacatctggccaggtcatgccccgctgccatggagtgtgacgtggccgcgtgcaattgggcacctgagactg acagctaa